The proteins below come from a single Cylindrospermopsis raciborskii Cr2010 genomic window:
- a CDS encoding chlorophyll a/b-binding protein — protein MTEPQPTITPKLEEPKFGFNEYAERLNGRAAMIGFILMVVIEYVTNQGMLAWLGLK, from the coding sequence ATGACAGAACCACAACCAACCATCACCCCTAAATTGGAAGAACCCAAGTTTGGTTTCAATGAGTATGCTGAACGATTAAATGGAAGAGCAGCAATGATTGGTTTTATTTTAATGGTAGTGATTGAGTATGTGACTAATCAAGGTATGTTAGCTTGGTTAGGCTTGAAATAG
- a CDS encoding DUF3370 domain-containing protein — MLLVLPDLILAQANPIASPEVIQNQQVRSLPGSLDDVPVLNSNSPELVLREGILLSTFPPQDKKNPKAHLNFPFRGRFDVFSHHVAKADPPENLRSLYHAIILHNPSQKIATVNILHAASYLSQPDAPFIPLESLLPNYSGMVFAGPGSRVMSDILRGKRQEKFPPQIIIPPGESRILLNLPIPTRGLTPPLNGRSTYMRLWSNETVYAASLAMFAKLNADGSERAPNQAEWEDLLNNGDLSTPRDKVPTPIEGTAKPTIYGRVAGVARGSQWRGFLADTPQSAYLTIPQPGRAFSYVLSTLHGGTLGTGQIQSAPMLVRYADTAYFAHGNYGIQYSLRLPLWNNSTTQQNVTLALQTPIKENQLTNPGLRFFTTPQRQVFFRGTVRIRYQNEKGQPATKFVHLVQTRGQVGVPLISVNIKPGASSLVDVDFLYPPDASPPQVLTLSTQN, encoded by the coding sequence ATGTTGTTAGTATTACCGGATCTGATCCTTGCCCAAGCAAATCCCATCGCATCACCAGAGGTGATACAAAATCAACAAGTGCGGTCTTTACCAGGAAGTTTAGATGACGTTCCAGTTCTTAATAGCAATAGTCCCGAACTGGTGTTAAGAGAAGGAATTTTACTTTCTACTTTTCCCCCGCAAGACAAAAAAAATCCCAAGGCCCATTTAAATTTCCCATTTCGTGGGCGATTTGATGTTTTTTCCCATCACGTGGCTAAAGCGGATCCACCAGAAAACCTACGTTCCCTGTATCACGCTATAATTTTACATAACCCTAGTCAAAAGATCGCCACTGTCAACATACTGCACGCTGCTAGTTATTTAAGTCAGCCCGATGCACCCTTCATTCCCTTAGAATCTTTACTTCCTAACTACTCTGGAATGGTTTTTGCAGGTCCTGGTAGTCGGGTAATGTCTGACATATTAAGAGGGAAACGACAAGAAAAATTCCCCCCTCAAATCATCATTCCCCCAGGGGAAAGTCGAATTTTATTAAATTTACCAATTCCCACGAGGGGACTGACACCCCCCCTCAATGGACGTTCAACTTATATGCGATTATGGAGTAATGAAACTGTTTATGCTGCCAGTTTAGCCATGTTTGCTAAATTAAATGCTGATGGTAGTGAACGGGCTCCAAACCAAGCGGAATGGGAAGATTTACTCAATAATGGGGATTTATCCACTCCTAGGGATAAAGTTCCCACCCCCATTGAGGGAACTGCTAAACCAACCATTTATGGTAGGGTTGCAGGAGTTGCTCGTGGTTCCCAATGGCGAGGATTCCTAGCAGACACTCCCCAGAGCGCATATCTAACCATTCCCCAACCAGGTCGGGCTTTTTCTTATGTTTTAAGTACGCTACATGGTGGCACATTAGGCACAGGGCAAATTCAAAGTGCACCCATGTTAGTTAGGTATGCTGACACTGCTTATTTTGCCCACGGTAACTATGGCATTCAATATAGTTTAAGACTACCTCTGTGGAATAACTCCACCACCCAACAGAATGTCACCCTAGCTTTACAAACACCGATTAAAGAAAATCAGCTCACAAATCCCGGTTTACGCTTTTTTACTACTCCCCAACGGCAAGTTTTTTTTAGGGGGACCGTGCGCATACGCTATCAAAACGAAAAGGGTCAACCTGCAACCAAATTCGTGCATTTAGTTCAAACCAGAGGTCAAGTCGGAGTTCCTCTCATATCTGTAAACATTAAACCGGGAGCTTCTTCCTTAGTGGATGTGGATTTTCTTTATCCCCCGGATGCATCTCCCCCACAGGTATTAACCTTGTCAACACAAAACTAG
- the hisH gene encoding imidazole glycerol phosphate synthase subunit HisH produces the protein MPVVAVVDYDMGNLHSVCKALEKAGAIARVTACGKELARADAIVLPGVGAFDPAMQNLRSRNLEQPIKDIVTSGKPFLGICLGLQILFESSAEGNEPGLGIIRGKVRRFRPEAGIAIPQMGWNQLQLTQPKSILWEHLPSQPWVYFVHSYYVDPLEPEVQSATVTHGSQTVTAAIARENLLAVQFHPEKSSNIGLQVMSNFVAQVREKIPA, from the coding sequence ATGCCAGTCGTTGCAGTCGTGGATTACGATATGGGAAATTTACACTCGGTCTGCAAAGCTTTGGAAAAAGCTGGAGCAATTGCCAGGGTAACTGCTTGTGGCAAGGAATTAGCTCGAGCAGATGCTATAGTTTTACCAGGGGTAGGAGCTTTTGATCCGGCTATGCAAAATTTGCGCTCCCGCAATTTAGAACAGCCTATAAAAGATATCGTCACCTCCGGGAAACCTTTCTTGGGTATTTGTTTAGGACTGCAAATTCTATTTGAATCCAGTGCAGAGGGAAACGAACCAGGACTGGGAATTATTCGAGGAAAGGTACGACGATTCCGCCCAGAAGCTGGTATTGCTATCCCTCAGATGGGTTGGAATCAACTACAACTGACCCAACCTAAAAGCATTTTGTGGGAACACTTGCCATCTCAACCCTGGGTCTATTTTGTCCACTCCTACTATGTTGATCCCCTTGAACCAGAAGTTCAGTCCGCAACGGTTACCCACGGTAGTCAAACTGTCACCGCTGCGATCGCTCGAGAAAATCTTCTGGCGGTTCAATTCCACCCGGAAAAATCCTCTAATATTGGATTGCAGGTTATGTCAAATTTTGTCGCTCAAGTTCGTGAAAAAATTCCTGCTTAA
- the rsmD gene encoding 16S rRNA (guanine(966)-N(2))-methyltransferase RsmD has translation MSLRIYGNRLLKTLPGKNTRPTSGRVREAVFNIWQGKIDQCCWLDLCAGSGSMGAEALCRGAKLVVGIEKSSHACAVIQENWQHLVAEQQVFHILRGDVLQQLKKLSGQTFDRIYFDPPYASNLYDQVLNAIAGFKLLHKHGEIAVEHSSDFKVPIIPIWQVIRQRNYGNTSLTFYSCREESKSDGVVYYDISPSLGTHISCEGLTT, from the coding sequence ATGAGCTTGAGAATTTACGGGAATCGTCTGTTGAAAACTTTGCCAGGAAAAAACACTAGACCCACTAGTGGAAGAGTGCGCGAAGCAGTTTTTAATATTTGGCAGGGAAAGATTGACCAGTGTTGCTGGTTAGATCTATGTGCTGGCAGTGGTTCTATGGGTGCAGAGGCTTTATGTAGAGGCGCTAAGTTAGTTGTGGGTATTGAAAAGTCTAGTCACGCCTGTGCAGTTATTCAAGAAAACTGGCAACATCTGGTTGCTGAACAGCAGGTATTTCATATTCTGCGAGGAGATGTTCTTCAACAGTTAAAAAAACTATCGGGTCAAACATTTGATCGGATATACTTTGACCCCCCCTACGCAAGTAATTTATATGACCAAGTTTTAAATGCGATCGCAGGATTTAAACTTTTACATAAACATGGAGAAATAGCAGTGGAACATAGCAGTGATTTTAAAGTGCCAATAATACCTATATGGCAGGTTATTCGCCAGAGGAATTATGGTAACACATCATTAACTTTTTATAGCTGTAGAGAAGAGTCTAAAAGTGATGGGGTAGTGTATTATGATATCTCCCCATCACTGGGAACTCACATCAGTTGTGAGGGATTAACCACCTAA
- the petG gene encoding cytochrome b6-f complex subunit V — protein sequence MVEPLLSGIVLGLIFVTLSGLFYAAYRQYKRPSGLGG from the coding sequence GTGGTTGAACCCCTACTTTCCGGAATTGTTCTGGGTTTGATTTTCGTCACCCTGAGCGGACTTTTTTATGCTGCTTACAGGCAGTACAAACGACCTAGTGGATTAGGTGGTTAA
- a CDS encoding c-type cytochrome gives MDKQLTKTEITVHWIPLLALVIIIVIPITIFTVDIVVNISDPYVKNVLSLVGDPARGEAIFRTNCAGCHGWQGSGLVGPSLKEVSKRKSTYGLIHQVISGETPPMPKFQPGFQEMADLLSYLEAI, from the coding sequence TTGGATAAGCAGCTAACAAAAACCGAGATTACCGTTCACTGGATACCCTTATTGGCTTTAGTGATAATAATTGTTATTCCTATAACTATTTTTACGGTTGATATAGTAGTAAATATATCAGATCCTTATGTAAAAAATGTGCTATCTCTAGTAGGAGATCCAGCACGAGGAGAAGCCATTTTTCGAACCAATTGTGCTGGTTGTCACGGTTGGCAAGGAAGTGGACTGGTGGGTCCGAGCTTAAAAGAGGTGTCTAAGCGCAAGTCCACCTATGGCTTGATTCACCAAGTAATTAGTGGGGAAACGCCCCCCATGCCTAAGTTTCAGCCTGGTTTCCAGGAAATGGCAGATCTGTTAAGTTATTTAGAAGCTATTTAA
- a CDS encoding pyridoxine 5'-phosphate synthase, translated as MPTLGVNIDHIATIRQARRTIEPDPIVAAMLAELGGADGITAHLREDRRHIQDRDVRLLRETVRTHLNLEMAATDEMLAIALDIKPDYVTLVPEKREEITTEGGLDILGQIARIGMIVDKLQSANIPVSLFIDAEPAQIAATVKVQAKFIELHTGKYAEAKDETTRHQELALLAKGCEQAIAAGLRVNAGHGLTYWNVFPVAALPGMEELNIGHTIISRAALVGMERAVREMKQAMGS; from the coding sequence ATGCCTACACTGGGTGTAAATATTGATCATATAGCTACCATTCGTCAAGCCAGACGCACGATTGAACCAGATCCCATAGTTGCGGCGATGCTGGCGGAGTTAGGGGGTGCAGATGGGATTACGGCCCATTTAAGGGAGGATAGAAGACATATTCAAGATAGAGATGTGCGGTTATTAAGAGAAACGGTGAGAACCCACCTAAATTTAGAAATGGCCGCCACTGATGAAATGTTAGCCATAGCTTTAGACATCAAACCAGATTATGTCACCCTAGTTCCGGAAAAACGTGAGGAAATCACCACGGAAGGTGGCTTGGATATTCTGGGACAGATTGCTAGAATAGGAATGATAGTGGACAAATTGCAAAGTGCTAACATTCCGGTGAGTTTATTTATCGATGCTGAACCTGCACAAATTGCGGCTACTGTCAAGGTGCAGGCGAAGTTTATTGAACTACACACAGGAAAATATGCCGAAGCTAAAGATGAAACTACTCGTCACCAAGAACTGGCTTTGTTAGCCAAGGGATGCGAGCAGGCGATTGCTGCTGGTTTACGTGTTAATGCTGGTCATGGACTCACATATTGGAATGTGTTCCCTGTAGCAGCACTTCCAGGGATGGAGGAGTTAAATATTGGTCATACTATTATTAGTCGAGCTGCATTAGTGGGAATGGAAAGAGCAGTACGAGAAATGAAACAGGCCATGGGGAGTTAA
- a CDS encoding nuclear transport factor 2 family protein, with product MTSKVSNNLPLWLQERDTVIEHSANVQWRYQTPPDYTRSKENLAKESVCNHLEGSLEAIVQNLVRTFEMEASFKSNHQEWLSVVKDKFRVITNGGKEFTAADVSIQGTYNTFMGDSEHYTASQETFESSAKLFQTTFPQGFPWELLEVYSGPPKVAFKWRHWGHFRGAYKDFAPTGETVEIIGVSIAHVTDDLKIISLEHYFDNNLFLQKLTSGGKINT from the coding sequence ATGACTTCCAAAGTATCCAATAACTTACCTCTTTGGTTACAAGAACGGGACACAGTAATTGAACATAGTGCGAACGTACAGTGGCGCTATCAAACACCTCCAGACTATACCCGCTCAAAAGAAAATTTGGCGAAAGAAAGCGTCTGTAATCACCTAGAAGGCTCCCTAGAGGCTATTGTACAGAACCTAGTGCGAACTTTTGAGATGGAGGCTTCTTTTAAGAGCAACCATCAAGAATGGTTATCAGTAGTGAAGGACAAGTTTCGGGTTATTACCAATGGAGGTAAAGAATTTACAGCAGCAGATGTGTCTATTCAAGGAACTTATAATACATTTATGGGTGATTCTGAACATTACACAGCCTCCCAAGAAACCTTTGAATCCTCAGCTAAATTGTTTCAAACCACATTTCCCCAAGGTTTTCCCTGGGAACTGCTGGAAGTGTACTCAGGTCCACCAAAGGTGGCATTTAAGTGGAGACACTGGGGACATTTTCGGGGTGCGTATAAGGATTTTGCTCCCACAGGGGAAACTGTGGAAATTATCGGGGTGAGCATAGCTCATGTAACTGATGATTTAAAGATTATTTCCTTAGAACACTATTTTGACAACAACCTGTTCCTGCAAAAACTCACATCAGGTGGTAAGATCAACACATAA
- a CDS encoding MgPME-cyclase complex family protein, whose protein sequence is MGKYHYVLASQKFLLEEEPLEEVLRERIRNYHEREKEIDFWLVKNPAFLEAPEMSDIKKKCPQLPVAIISTDSQFITWLKLRLEHVIVGEFTTPLGTDPLASLTNV, encoded by the coding sequence ATGGGAAAGTATCATTACGTGTTAGCTAGTCAAAAGTTTCTCCTCGAGGAGGAACCACTAGAAGAAGTTTTAAGGGAACGCATCCGTAATTACCACGAGCGGGAAAAAGAAATAGACTTCTGGCTAGTAAAAAATCCTGCTTTTTTGGAAGCGCCCGAAATGTCGGATATTAAGAAAAAATGTCCCCAACTACCAGTAGCTATTATTTCTACCGATTCTCAATTTATTACCTGGTTAAAATTACGCTTAGAACATGTTATAGTGGGGGAATTTACTACTCCTTTGGGAACTGACCCCCTAGCTTCTTTGACTAATGTGTAA
- a CDS encoding divergent PAP2 family protein has translation MQDIGDIFYNRVLLVALVACFISQGLKLIFEVIKHRKLDLRVLVTTGGMPSAHSALVTALAAGVGQTIGWSSPDFALAAVVAIIVMYDATGVRQAAGKQARILNQMVDQLFHEKPEFFQDRLKELLGHTPLQVVAGSILGATISCLASYWLTKAPS, from the coding sequence ATGCAGGACATCGGCGATATTTTCTACAACCGAGTGCTACTGGTCGCACTTGTGGCTTGTTTTATTTCACAAGGATTAAAACTCATTTTTGAAGTTATCAAACATCGTAAATTAGATCTCCGTGTTTTGGTTACCACTGGAGGTATGCCTAGCGCCCATTCAGCTCTAGTTACAGCTTTAGCAGCTGGTGTAGGACAAACTATAGGTTGGTCATCTCCAGATTTTGCCTTGGCTGCGGTTGTAGCTATTATTGTTATGTACGATGCTACAGGGGTTCGCCAAGCAGCAGGTAAGCAGGCCCGCATCCTCAATCAAATGGTTGATCAGCTCTTCCATGAAAAACCGGAATTCTTTCAAGACCGTCTTAAAGAACTTCTCGGACACACGCCCCTTCAAGTCGTAGCTGGCTCGATTCTAGGAGCCACTATTTCCTGCTTGGCAAGTTATTGGTTAACTAAGGCTCCTTCTTAA
- the crtE gene encoding geranylgeranyl diphosphate synthase CrtE, producing the protein MVATDNIQKTSQPARFNLYAYLGERQQLCDAALDKSIPLVYPETIYEAMRYSLLAGGKRVRPILCLATCEMIGGTIEMAMPTACAMEMIHTMSLIHDDLPAMDNDDYRRGKLTNHKVYGEDVAILAGDGLLALSFELVATQTPQTVPPERTLRVIARMGSASGAPGLVGGQVVDLASEGQSNISLETLNFIHNHKTAALLEASVVCGGIIAGASPQDIQKLTRYSQNIGLAFQIIDDILDITATKEQLGKTAGKDIESAKVTYPSLWGIEESRLKAQELVEEACAQLDFYGDKAVPLQEIAHFIINRNH; encoded by the coding sequence ATGGTAGCAACGGATAACATTCAAAAAACATCACAGCCAGCCCGGTTTAACCTCTATGCCTATCTTGGAGAACGACAGCAGCTTTGTGATGCAGCTCTGGATAAATCCATTCCGCTAGTGTATCCAGAAACAATCTATGAAGCCATGCGCTATTCCCTCCTAGCTGGAGGTAAGCGTGTACGTCCCATTCTGTGTCTTGCCACTTGTGAAATGATTGGTGGCACTATAGAAATGGCTATGCCAACCGCTTGTGCTATGGAAATGATTCATACCATGTCCCTAATTCATGATGATTTGCCAGCTATGGATAATGATGATTATCGACGGGGTAAGTTGACAAATCACAAGGTCTATGGGGAAGACGTAGCCATTTTAGCTGGTGATGGTCTGTTGGCTTTGTCCTTTGAACTTGTAGCCACCCAAACACCTCAAACCGTACCACCTGAGAGGACTTTACGGGTAATTGCCAGAATGGGTAGTGCTTCTGGGGCTCCTGGGTTGGTCGGTGGTCAGGTGGTAGATTTAGCATCGGAAGGTCAGTCAAATATTTCACTGGAAACCCTCAATTTTATCCATAACCACAAAACAGCAGCACTATTAGAAGCATCCGTGGTCTGTGGGGGAATTATCGCTGGTGCTTCTCCACAAGACATACAAAAATTGACACGTTACTCTCAAAATATTGGTCTGGCATTCCAAATTATAGATGATATTCTGGATATCACTGCTACCAAGGAACAACTCGGCAAAACCGCTGGTAAGGATATTGAAAGTGCAAAAGTCACCTATCCTAGTTTGTGGGGAATTGAAGAGTCAAGGTTGAAGGCCCAAGAACTTGTGGAAGAAGCTTGTGCCCAATTGGATTTTTATGGGGATAAGGCAGTCCCTCTACAGGAAATAGCTCATTTTATTATTAATCGCAATCACTAG
- the folD gene encoding bifunctional methylenetetrahydrofolate dehydrogenase/methenyltetrahydrofolate cyclohydrolase FolD, translating to METKTAKILDGKTLAAKVQKELAKTITEIQPKIGRPPGLAVLMVGNNPASATYVANKEKACHQVGIATFGRHFPTETSQNELEQIIEELNDDQRVDGILIQLPLPQHLDSIALLHRILPSKDADGLHPINLGHLVRGEMGMRSCTPAGVMKLLAEYKIPLAGKQAVVIGRSILVGKPMALMLLEADATVTIAHSRSQNLTTITQNADILVAAAGIPGLITAEMIKPGAVVIDVGINRITDGNGKSRLVGDIDFVSTAQVAKYITPVPGGIGPMTVAMLLQNTVCSYLQVANQQ from the coding sequence ATGGAAACAAAAACTGCAAAAATCCTTGATGGTAAGACACTAGCCGCAAAAGTTCAAAAAGAACTGGCTAAAACCATCACAGAAATACAACCTAAAATAGGCCGCCCCCCCGGTTTAGCAGTGTTGATGGTGGGAAATAACCCCGCCTCAGCCACCTATGTAGCTAACAAAGAAAAAGCCTGCCATCAGGTGGGAATTGCTACTTTCGGTAGACATTTTCCCACGGAAACTAGCCAAAATGAACTAGAACAAATCATAGAGGAACTCAATGATGATCAGCGGGTAGATGGCATTTTAATCCAGTTACCCTTACCCCAGCATTTAGACTCTATTGCTCTACTACATAGAATTCTGCCTAGCAAAGACGCTGATGGACTGCATCCAATTAATTTAGGGCATTTAGTCCGGGGAGAAATGGGAATGCGCAGTTGTACCCCTGCTGGAGTAATGAAACTGTTGGCAGAATATAAAATTCCCCTAGCAGGAAAACAAGCAGTGGTAATAGGACGTAGTATTTTAGTGGGTAAGCCCATGGCATTAATGTTATTGGAAGCTGATGCTACAGTTACTATTGCCCATTCTCGCAGCCAAAACTTAACAACTATTACCCAAAACGCTGATATTCTGGTAGCAGCAGCTGGTATTCCCGGATTAATCACAGCAGAAATGATAAAACCGGGCGCAGTTGTGATAGATGTGGGAATAAACCGCATTACTGATGGCAATGGTAAAAGTCGCCTAGTTGGTGACATTGACTTTGTCTCCACTGCTCAGGTGGCAAAATATATTACCCCTGTTCCTGGTGGTATTGGCCCCATGACAGTTGCCATGTTGCTGCAAAATACTGTTTGTAGCTATTTACAAGTAGCTAATCAGCAGTAA
- a CDS encoding NUDIX hydrolase, which translates to MINHQIPEVSIVILYQNDQYLMQLRDNIPHIAAPGCWGLFGGHLELGETPEVALVREIKEEIDYQLATFAKFGIYPDDNVTRHVFHAPLLTELSQLTLYEGWDMGLLTDQDIMAGSCYSHKAGQIRYLAHIHQKIMLDFIYS; encoded by the coding sequence ATGATTAATCATCAAATACCAGAGGTTTCTATAGTTATTCTCTACCAAAATGACCAGTACCTCATGCAATTAAGAGATAATATTCCCCATATTGCCGCCCCCGGTTGTTGGGGATTATTTGGTGGGCATTTAGAACTGGGTGAAACCCCAGAAGTAGCACTAGTGCGGGAAATCAAGGAGGAAATAGATTATCAATTAGCAACCTTTGCAAAATTCGGCATTTATCCTGATGACAACGTGACTCGTCATGTTTTTCATGCACCATTACTAACAGAGTTATCACAACTCACCTTGTATGAAGGTTGGGACATGGGCTTATTAACAGATCAAGATATTATGGCGGGTAGTTGCTATTCTCACAAAGCTGGTCAGATAAGATATTTAGCACACATTCACCAGAAAATCATGCTGGATTTCATTTATAGCTAA
- a CDS encoding AI-2E family transporter, translated as MEMTNKLPRWLTFALAFPIIILNGWLLIQVIKYFQPLVSVVVLAILLSFVLNYPIKFFHNLGIPRILAIVGVLLLTVVMLGAIGVILLPLIFQQLNELINILPAWISSGTQQLQAFLDWAATQQDLPVNIIGIATQLLEKISNQIQSFTGKILTFAFDTIGFLLNLILTIVLTIYLVLNGEKLWDGLYGWLPTYLGVKARALLKEDFQNYFIGQATLGAVLGVTVTLTFIALKIPLALLFGITIGFFSLFPFGTGIGIGIVSLLIALENFWQAVEVALIAVTIDQINSNIVAPRLLGSLTGLNPVWVVISLLVGAKLGGVLGLLIAIPIASFIKDFADIWREGQLQTDSMQGKITTPTPP; from the coding sequence ATGGAAATGACAAATAAATTACCTCGTTGGTTAACCTTTGCCTTGGCTTTCCCCATAATTATTCTGAATGGATGGTTGCTCATTCAGGTCATAAAATATTTTCAACCGTTAGTTAGTGTTGTTGTTCTAGCTATTCTACTATCTTTTGTTTTAAATTATCCAATCAAATTTTTTCATAACCTGGGGATTCCCAGAATATTAGCTATTGTGGGTGTTTTACTTCTTACAGTAGTGATGTTGGGAGCCATAGGCGTGATTTTACTACCTTTGATTTTTCAGCAACTGAATGAGTTAATCAATATTCTTCCCGCTTGGATAAGTTCTGGAACTCAACAATTACAAGCATTTTTGGATTGGGCAGCTACCCAACAGGACTTACCTGTTAATATTATTGGTATAGCCACACAATTGTTGGAGAAAATTTCTAATCAAATCCAATCTTTTACCGGTAAAATCCTAACTTTTGCATTTGATACAATTGGGTTTTTGTTAAACTTAATCCTGACTATTGTTTTAACCATTTACCTCGTATTAAACGGGGAGAAATTGTGGGATGGTCTATATGGATGGTTACCCACCTATTTAGGGGTGAAAGCCAGAGCTTTACTAAAAGAAGATTTTCAAAATTACTTCATTGGACAAGCCACCTTGGGAGCGGTTTTGGGAGTGACCGTAACTCTAACATTTATAGCTCTGAAAATTCCCCTAGCCTTATTATTTGGAATTACCATTGGCTTTTTCTCCCTCTTTCCATTTGGCACAGGTATTGGCATTGGGATTGTAAGTTTATTGATAGCTTTAGAAAACTTTTGGCAAGCGGTAGAAGTGGCATTAATAGCAGTAACAATTGACCAAATTAATTCTAATATTGTTGCCCCTAGACTATTGGGAAGTTTGACGGGTTTAAATCCTGTTTGGGTAGTAATTTCTTTATTGGTTGGAGCTAAATTGGGTGGAGTTCTGGGACTGTTAATAGCTATTCCTATTGCCAGTTTTATCAAGGATTTTGCTGATATTTGGCGAGAGGGACAACTACAGACTGATTCTATGCAGGGAAAAATCACCACGCCTACCCCACCCTAA